The Micromonospora sp. NBC_00421 genome contains a region encoding:
- a CDS encoding aldehyde dehydrogenase family protein, translated as MFEYAPAPESRAIVDIRSSYGLFIDGEFVDGENLDKTVNPATEEVLAEVTWAGTQDVDRAVRAARKAYDKVWGPMPGRDRAKYLYRIARIVQERSRELAVLESLDNGKPIRESRDVDLPLVAAHFFYYAGWADKLPHAGFGADPQPLGVAAQVIPWNFPLLMLAWKVAPALAAGNTVVLKPAETTPLTALLFAEICQQADLPAGVVNIVTGAGDTGRALVEHPGVDKVAFTGSTGVGKAIARSVAGTRKKVTLELGGKAANIVYDDAPVDQAVEGIVNGIFFNQGHVCCAGSRLLVQENVAEQVLDALKRRMALLRVGDPLDKNTDVGAINSAAQLARIRELSDAGAAEGAQRWSPPCELPDRGFWFAPTIFTGVTQAHRVAREEIFGPVLSVLTFRTPAEAVEKANNTPYGLSAGIWTDKGSRILWTADRLRAGVVWANTFNKFDPTSPFGGYKESGYGREGGRHGLEAYLNV; from the coding sequence CTACGGTCTGTTCATCGACGGCGAATTCGTCGACGGCGAAAATCTCGACAAGACGGTCAACCCGGCCACCGAGGAGGTGCTCGCCGAGGTCACCTGGGCCGGCACGCAGGACGTCGACCGGGCGGTCCGCGCCGCCCGCAAGGCGTACGACAAGGTCTGGGGGCCGATGCCGGGCCGGGACCGGGCCAAGTACCTGTACCGGATCGCCCGGATCGTCCAGGAACGCTCCCGCGAGCTGGCGGTGCTGGAGTCGCTCGACAACGGCAAGCCGATCCGGGAATCCCGGGACGTCGACCTGCCGCTTGTCGCCGCGCACTTCTTCTACTACGCCGGCTGGGCCGACAAGCTGCCGCACGCGGGGTTCGGGGCCGACCCGCAGCCGCTCGGGGTGGCCGCCCAGGTCATCCCGTGGAACTTCCCGCTGCTCATGCTCGCCTGGAAGGTCGCCCCGGCGCTCGCCGCCGGCAACACCGTGGTGCTCAAGCCCGCCGAGACCACCCCGCTGACCGCGCTGCTGTTCGCCGAGATCTGCCAGCAGGCCGACCTGCCGGCCGGCGTGGTCAACATCGTCACCGGCGCGGGCGACACCGGCCGGGCGCTGGTGGAGCACCCGGGCGTGGACAAGGTCGCCTTCACCGGCTCCACCGGGGTCGGCAAGGCCATCGCCCGGTCGGTGGCCGGCACCCGCAAGAAGGTCACCCTGGAGCTGGGCGGCAAGGCCGCCAACATCGTCTACGACGACGCTCCGGTCGACCAGGCCGTCGAGGGGATCGTCAACGGCATCTTCTTCAACCAGGGTCACGTCTGCTGCGCCGGCTCCCGGCTGCTGGTCCAGGAGAACGTCGCCGAGCAGGTGCTCGACGCGCTCAAGCGACGGATGGCGCTGCTGCGGGTCGGCGACCCGCTGGACAAGAACACCGACGTCGGGGCGATCAACTCGGCCGCCCAGCTCGCCCGGATCCGGGAACTGTCCGACGCCGGGGCCGCCGAGGGCGCGCAGCGCTGGTCACCGCCGTGCGAGCTGCCCGACCGGGGATTCTGGTTCGCGCCGACGATCTTCACCGGGGTCACCCAGGCGCACCGGGTCGCCCGCGAGGAGATCTTCGGCCCGGTGCTGTCGGTGCTGACCTTCCGCACCCCGGCCGAGGCGGTGGAGAAGGCCAACAACACGCCCTACGGGCTGTCGGCCGGGATCTGGACCGACAAGGGCTCCCGCATCCTGTGGACGGCCGACCGGCTGCGCGCCGGGGTGGTCTGGGCCAACACGTTCAACAAGTTCGACCCGACCTCGCCGTTCGGCGGCTACAAGGAGTCGGGCTACGGCCGCGAGGGTGGCCGGCACGGGCTGGAGGCGTACCTCAATGTCTGA